From one Trueperaceae bacterium genomic stretch:
- a CDS encoding PhnD/SsuA/transferrin family substrate-binding protein, protein MLAALVLALAASPAMAQGGDLPVVNAAMEATGTFSWIVHAMDYFGTAEANGIRVVGTPYASKQATEIALRSGEADVKVDDFLAPVLLRQAGINASGIYPYATAIGGLVVPVDSDIQGLEDLDGRTIAAGALRDKSILILRTLTISEYGFDVGDDQVVQAAPPLMMELTASGEVDAALPLWHWVARMEAAGVGREIMTVADMLERLGLPRDLPNLVVVARDDMPDELKTAFIAALRDTFEVMKATPADDPFWQTILDEGLYSLPDPSQFPQVIERWKAGTTDKWDQESIDGLVTMVERLVELAGPEAVGVESVDPAAYTTEFLPR, encoded by the coding sequence ATGTTGGCAGCGCTGGTCCTAGCGCTGGCAGCGTCGCCCGCCATGGCCCAAGGCGGCGACCTGCCCGTAGTGAACGCCGCCATGGAGGCCACCGGCACGTTCTCCTGGATCGTGCACGCCATGGACTACTTCGGCACGGCGGAGGCCAACGGCATCAGGGTCGTCGGCACGCCGTACGCCAGCAAGCAGGCGACCGAGATCGCCCTGCGCAGCGGCGAGGCCGACGTCAAGGTCGACGACTTCCTCGCCCCCGTCCTGCTGCGGCAGGCGGGCATCAACGCCAGCGGCATCTACCCCTACGCCACGGCCATCGGCGGGCTCGTCGTGCCCGTCGACTCCGACATCCAGGGGCTCGAGGACCTCGACGGCAGGACCATCGCCGCCGGCGCGCTGCGCGACAAGAGCATCCTCATCCTCCGCACGCTGACGATCTCGGAGTACGGCTTCGACGTCGGCGACGACCAGGTCGTCCAGGCCGCGCCGCCGCTGATGATGGAGCTCACGGCCTCAGGTGAGGTCGACGCGGCGCTGCCGCTGTGGCACTGGGTCGCGCGCATGGAGGCCGCCGGCGTGGGGCGCGAGATCATGACCGTGGCCGACATGCTCGAGCGCCTCGGCCTGCCCCGCGACCTGCCGAACCTCGTCGTGGTCGCCCGCGACGACATGCCCGACGAGCTGAAGACGGCCTTCATCGCCGCGCTGCGGGACACGTTCGAGGTCATGAAGGCCACGCCGGCGGACGACCCGTTCTGGCAGACGATCCTCGACGAGGGCCTCTACTCGCTGCCCGACCCGAGCCAGTTCCCGCAGGTCATCGAGCGCTGGAAGGCCGGCACGACCGACAAGTGGGACCAGGAGTCGATAGACGGGCTCGTCACGATGGTCGAGCGCCTCGTCGAGCTCGCCGGGCCCGAGGCCGTCGGGGTCGAGAGCGTGGACCCTGCCGCCTACACCACCGAGTTCTTGCCGCGCTGA
- a CDS encoding ABC transporter permease subunit: MAVDAERAAPAVVRPKVPRSSGAGVGPWLTLASYGSLLVLWLVGARVAPDLIPGPVETLDFVAREYRRGVLLGHLWVTTQRVLSAFAIGMVIGVAAGAAMGASKRVDDLLQGWLVVLLTIPRILLFVVAYLTIGLSDQALVVALVITIVPTIVVAVREGARATDSSLVDMARAFRRSRAATWLHVVFPQLTPYIVGTARGSLALTWKMVVLGELLGRTSGVGYQISFYFQFFNMTGILAYGVTMMVLLAVVDLGVMGALQRVAFRWRAPVKVSAVG, from the coding sequence GTGGCGGTAGATGCTGAGAGAGCGGCCCCTGCCGTCGTCCGGCCCAAAGTCCCGAGGAGCTCAGGCGCCGGCGTCGGCCCCTGGCTGACGCTGGCGTCTTACGGCTCGCTGCTGGTCCTGTGGCTCGTGGGCGCCCGCGTGGCGCCCGACCTCATCCCCGGGCCCGTGGAGACGCTCGACTTCGTCGCCCGCGAGTACCGGCGCGGCGTGCTGCTCGGCCACCTGTGGGTCACCACCCAGCGGGTCCTCAGCGCCTTCGCCATCGGCATGGTCATAGGCGTCGCCGCCGGCGCCGCCATGGGCGCCTCGAAGCGAGTCGACGACCTGCTGCAGGGCTGGCTCGTCGTCCTGCTCACGATCCCGCGCATCCTGCTCTTCGTCGTCGCCTACCTCACGATCGGCCTCTCCGACCAGGCGCTCGTCGTCGCCCTCGTCATCACGATCGTGCCCACGATCGTCGTGGCCGTGCGCGAGGGCGCCAGGGCCACCGACTCCTCGCTCGTCGACATGGCCAGGGCGTTCCGGCGCTCGCGCGCCGCCACCTGGCTCCACGTGGTGTTCCCTCAGCTCACCCCCTACATCGTCGGCACGGCGCGCGGCTCGCTGGCGCTGACCTGGAAGATGGTCGTCCTCGGCGAGCTCCTGGGGCGCACCTCCGGCGTCGGCTACCAGATCTCCTTCTACTTCCAGTTCTTCAACATGACGGGGATCCTCGCCTACGGCGTGACGATGATGGTGCTGCTCGCCGTCGTCGACCTCGGCGTCATGGGGGCGCTGCAGAGGGTCGCGTTCCGCTGGCGCGCGCCCGTGAAGGTGAGCGCTGTCGGCTGA
- a CDS encoding ABC transporter ATP-binding protein codes for MAEIHARGLAKSYPLADGTARPALKGIDLHVASGEFLCLLGPSGCGKTTLLNILAGLDDADSGTFSVGDPAAPPVTSYMFQEPRLLPWRTVRGNLHFVLDERGEASRTKVDYWLDRVGLAGRGDDYPRQLSIGQRQRVAVARALIVQPQVLFMDEPFSSLDELTATRMREELLDLWQELGCTVLFVTHNPLEAAFLADRIVVMSPGPGRIVEELTVTGRLPRPRDGDDPKVWEVSREAVRALRGEALGSQRSLEADQVAG; via the coding sequence ATGGCCGAGATCCACGCCAGGGGCCTAGCCAAGTCCTACCCGCTCGCCGACGGCACCGCCCGCCCGGCGCTGAAGGGCATCGACCTGCACGTCGCCTCCGGCGAGTTCCTGTGCCTGCTCGGGCCCTCCGGCTGCGGCAAGACCACCCTGCTCAACATCCTCGCCGGCCTCGACGACGCCGACTCCGGCACGTTCAGCGTCGGCGACCCGGCGGCACCGCCCGTGACGAGCTACATGTTCCAGGAGCCGCGCCTGCTGCCGTGGCGCACCGTGCGCGGCAACCTGCACTTCGTCCTCGACGAGCGGGGCGAGGCCTCCCGGACCAAGGTGGACTACTGGCTCGACCGCGTCGGCCTCGCCGGCCGGGGCGACGACTACCCCAGGCAGCTCTCGATAGGCCAGCGCCAGCGCGTGGCGGTCGCCAGGGCGCTGATCGTGCAGCCGCAGGTGCTGTTCATGGACGAGCCGTTCTCGTCCCTCGACGAGCTCACGGCCACACGCATGCGCGAGGAGCTCCTCGACCTCTGGCAGGAGCTCGGCTGCACCGTCCTCTTCGTCACGCACAACCCGCTCGAGGCCGCGTTCCTCGCCGACCGCATCGTCGTCATGAGCCCGGGCCCCGGGCGCATCGTCGAGGAGCTGACCGTCACCGGCCGGCTGCCCCGTCCGCGCGACGGCGACGACCCCAAGGTCTGGGAGGTCTCGCGGGAGGCGGTCAGGGCGCTGCGGGGGGAGGCCCTCGGGAGCCAGAGGTCGCTGGAGGCCGACCAGGTGGCGGGGTGA
- a CDS encoding c-type cytochrome, with the protein MIPGSKSVRKVLPLALGAALAVAALAAEAGADLAVSNHPELGEIVVDGAGNTLYVFAPDAQGESTCYETCAANWPPLVSDGEVTAGEGLSQDLVGAVTRTDGSEQVTYGGWPLYTFVRDTEAGQANGQGVNDAWFAIAPDGTPVGMPATEDAEGEGGEDAGGADGGDAGGAGGDDMAALMKEGAAVFARICAACHGANGDEALVEHAAILANNPRLENVNRVVRRIIHGGGYMPPVGRDLSDREVAAVATFVRNSFGNDFGPVGEEAAAEMR; encoded by the coding sequence GTGATCCCCGGATCCAAGTCCGTGCGCAAGGTGTTGCCCCTAGCCCTGGGCGCGGCCCTGGCCGTGGCGGCGCTCGCCGCCGAGGCCGGCGCCGACCTGGCCGTGAGCAACCACCCCGAGCTGGGCGAGATAGTCGTCGACGGCGCCGGCAACACGCTCTACGTCTTCGCCCCCGACGCGCAGGGCGAGAGCACCTGCTACGAGACCTGCGCGGCGAACTGGCCGCCCCTCGTCTCCGACGGCGAGGTGACCGCGGGCGAGGGCCTCTCCCAGGACCTCGTCGGCGCCGTCACGCGCACCGACGGCTCAGAGCAGGTCACCTACGGCGGCTGGCCTCTCTACACCTTCGTCCGCGACACCGAGGCCGGCCAGGCCAACGGCCAGGGCGTCAACGACGCCTGGTTCGCGATCGCGCCGGACGGCACGCCCGTGGGCATGCCGGCGACCGAGGACGCCGAGGGCGAGGGCGGCGAGGACGCCGGAGGCGCTGACGGAGGCGACGCCGGCGGAGCCGGCGGCGACGACATGGCCGCCCTCATGAAGGAGGGCGCCGCGGTGTTCGCCCGCATCTGCGCCGCCTGCCACGGCGCCAACGGCGACGAGGCGCTCGTCGAGCACGCCGCCATCCTCGCCAACAACCCGCGCCTGGAGAACGTCAACAGGGTCGTCAGGCGCATCATCCACGGCGGCGGCTACATGCCGCCCGTCGGTCGAGACCTGTCGGACCGCGAGGTCGCCGCCGTCGCCACCTTCGTCCGCAACTCCTTCGGCAACGACTTCGGTCCCGTCGGAGAGGAGGCTGCCGCTGAGATGCGCTGA
- a CDS encoding PQQ-binding-like beta-propeller repeat protein, which yields MRPQRKLRIVTLVAAAALAGFGLAQTDEDMLNPPPGEWPQFGRDSLANRYSPLDQINTENVADLQLAWVRDMGYRQTFQGTPTVWNGIMYVATQTGVTALDATDGSTVWEYSSPNEGEVINDSATRGAPLVYDGKVFANLRYGATVALDAATGEELWKVQVTNEALNEGFTTNPIWADGKVIVSPSGADSGGAPGRILALNPEDGEILWTFNIIPTGPEDPAWATWNNPPSWEAGIGGASAWNAGAYDPETNTIVWGTGQPTPWDRVDPRRADPEGEVTDDLYANTWVGLDADTGELKWYRQALPGDEWDYDQHQVPTFATVDWNGEQRRVAIMGSSTGYIFVVDADTGEQLANHPAFTTAVPDAEYTIILGYDDDGRAIVNEEARESNQAFAETFDFFDMCPGLRWAHIAPPAFSPDTGLYYRPNNTACIEFGSVSIPDDWQPGERAFDWETGENTWFDRLGGLSAFDPVTGEVVWEFTYDYGYDAGPVVTAGGLVFSAFTDRTFRAFDAATGELLWSHPLSTGSNAGTITYEVDGEQYVATMVGKTGFAAGGAIPDYNPEVEDLFVPPTGGVAVFVFKLP from the coding sequence ATGAGACCCCAGCGGAAGCTACGCATCGTCACCCTCGTGGCGGCAGCCGCCTTGGCCGGCTTCGGCCTCGCGCAGACCGACGAGGACATGCTCAACCCCCCGCCCGGCGAGTGGCCTCAGTTCGGGCGCGACTCGTTGGCGAACCGCTACAGCCCGCTCGACCAGATCAACACCGAGAACGTGGCCGACCTGCAGCTCGCGTGGGTCCGTGACATGGGCTACCGGCAGACGTTCCAGGGCACGCCCACGGTGTGGAACGGCATCATGTACGTGGCCACCCAGACCGGCGTGACGGCCCTGGACGCCACCGACGGCTCCACCGTCTGGGAGTACAGCTCCCCCAACGAGGGCGAGGTCATCAACGACTCCGCCACGCGCGGCGCGCCCCTCGTCTACGACGGCAAGGTCTTCGCGAACCTGCGCTACGGCGCCACCGTCGCCCTCGACGCCGCGACCGGCGAGGAGCTCTGGAAGGTCCAGGTCACCAACGAGGCCCTGAACGAGGGCTTCACCACGAACCCGATCTGGGCTGACGGCAAGGTCATCGTCTCGCCCTCGGGCGCCGACTCCGGCGGCGCGCCGGGACGCATCCTGGCCCTCAACCCCGAGGACGGCGAGATCCTGTGGACCTTCAACATCATCCCGACCGGTCCCGAGGACCCCGCCTGGGCGACCTGGAACAACCCGCCGTCCTGGGAAGCCGGCATCGGCGGCGCCTCGGCGTGGAACGCGGGCGCCTACGACCCCGAGACCAACACGATCGTCTGGGGCACCGGCCAGCCGACCCCGTGGGACCGCGTCGACCCGCGCCGCGCCGACCCCGAGGGCGAGGTCACCGACGACCTCTACGCGAACACGTGGGTGGGGCTCGACGCCGACACCGGCGAGCTGAAGTGGTACCGCCAGGCCCTGCCGGGCGACGAGTGGGACTACGACCAGCACCAGGTGCCGACGTTCGCCACCGTCGACTGGAACGGCGAGCAGCGCCGCGTGGCGATCATGGGCTCCTCGACGGGCTACATCTTCGTCGTCGACGCCGACACGGGCGAGCAGCTCGCCAACCACCCGGCCTTCACCACCGCGGTCCCCGACGCGGAGTACACCATCATCCTCGGCTACGACGACGACGGCCGCGCCATCGTGAACGAGGAGGCGCGCGAGTCGAACCAGGCCTTCGCCGAGACCTTCGACTTCTTCGACATGTGCCCCGGCCTGCGCTGGGCGCACATCGCGCCGCCGGCCTTCAGCCCTGACACAGGCCTGTACTACCGGCCGAACAACACCGCCTGCATCGAGTTCGGCTCGGTCTCGATCCCCGACGACTGGCAGCCCGGCGAGCGCGCGTTCGACTGGGAGACCGGCGAGAACACGTGGTTCGACCGCCTCGGCGGCCTCAGCGCCTTCGACCCGGTGACGGGCGAGGTCGTCTGGGAGTTCACGTACGACTACGGCTACGACGCCGGACCGGTCGTGACGGCGGGCGGCCTCGTCTTCTCCGCCTTCACCGACCGCACCTTCCGCGCGTTCGACGCCGCGACCGGCGAGCTGCTGTGGAGCCACCCCCTGTCCACGGGCTCCAACGCCGGCACCATCACCTACGAGGTCGACGGCGAGCAGTACGTGGCCACCATGGTCGGCAAGACCGGCTTCGCGGCCGGCGGGGCGATCCCCGACTACAACCCCGAGGTCGAGGACCTGTTCGTGCCCCCGACGGGCGGCGTGGCGGTCTTCGTCTTCAAGCTGCCGTAA
- a CDS encoding ABC transporter substrate-binding protein, with translation MRTRLLALTLCLTVLGQLASAQEGAFELAFCAQPSSYPISDRERGGFDVEIAEILADELGATATFTWTQFDDFGIRDTLHAGVCDVAVGVSEGVAEMMTTVPYLDAAYAFVTRQEDGLTIESLDDPQLRELRIGTYQSALPTFALRNRGILENVTEYAAVITPTGVDPHTPILDGLVNGEVDVAIVYGPYAAARAAEEEVALSVTPLTPQVDVGPSLLQLSRILTIGVRPRDESLRDAIDRALAARWEDVQAVLDAYGVPRFPVSRPVFTDELAGTVKVGVIFPASTPAALPNGPVGDVARLGAAVAESAVSRGGDAQPRFRVLDAHAPTLASAERAARRLVAVDGVSALVGGYDEEQARALAAVAAELGVPFFNAGSGDDALRSSACYPTTFHVAPSTAMMVAASLTAVAPDAAAVYAVIEGADRAEALAPYVEEVVTAAGAALAGTATVEPGQFVFFPLLQEIAGTGADAVLLIASSDAQEQFISQASAVVPDARLVGVSPVGGQSRPYLERFRQVAPGGAPDPRVVAWDPAVDSDLNETYASRTGEPMEPAAWTTYAAIVATFEAARAGALGSPEELAAFLRDPASAIDVGKGEPVTFREDGQMLQELYVIEADPEARWGRTAAARTAIATVAEVVPASLTADAALPATCEAP, from the coding sequence GTGCGAACGCGCCTGCTAGCCCTCACCCTCTGCCTGACAGTCCTCGGTCAGCTCGCCTCCGCTCAGGAGGGCGCCTTCGAGCTGGCGTTCTGCGCCCAGCCCTCCAGCTACCCCATCTCAGACAGGGAGCGCGGCGGCTTCGACGTCGAGATCGCGGAGATCCTCGCCGACGAGCTCGGCGCCACCGCGACGTTCACCTGGACGCAGTTCGACGACTTCGGCATCAGGGACACGCTGCACGCCGGGGTCTGCGACGTCGCCGTCGGGGTATCGGAGGGCGTCGCCGAGATGATGACGACGGTCCCCTACCTCGACGCCGCCTACGCCTTCGTCACGCGGCAGGAGGACGGCCTCACCATCGAGTCGCTCGACGACCCGCAGCTCCGCGAGCTGCGCATCGGCACCTACCAGTCCGCGCTCCCGACCTTCGCGCTGCGGAACCGGGGCATCCTCGAGAACGTCACCGAGTACGCGGCCGTCATCACGCCCACGGGCGTCGACCCGCACACGCCCATCCTCGACGGCCTCGTCAACGGCGAGGTGGACGTGGCCATCGTCTACGGCCCCTACGCGGCCGCCAGGGCCGCCGAGGAGGAGGTCGCGCTGAGCGTCACCCCGCTGACGCCCCAGGTCGACGTCGGCCCCTCGCTCCTGCAGCTCTCGCGCATCCTCACCATCGGAGTGCGCCCGCGCGACGAGTCGCTGCGCGACGCCATCGACCGCGCCCTCGCCGCGCGTTGGGAGGACGTGCAGGCGGTGCTCGACGCCTACGGCGTCCCGCGCTTCCCCGTGTCGCGCCCCGTGTTCACCGACGAGCTCGCCGGCACGGTCAAGGTCGGCGTGATCTTCCCCGCCAGCACGCCAGCGGCGCTGCCCAACGGCCCTGTGGGCGACGTCGCCCGCCTGGGCGCGGCGGTCGCCGAGAGCGCCGTCTCCCGGGGCGGGGACGCGCAGCCCAGGTTCCGCGTGCTCGACGCGCACGCGCCCACGCTCGCGTCCGCCGAGAGGGCCGCCCGGCGGCTGGTCGCCGTGGACGGCGTCAGCGCCCTGGTGGGCGGCTACGACGAGGAGCAGGCGCGCGCCCTCGCCGCGGTGGCTGCCGAGCTCGGCGTGCCCTTCTTCAACGCCGGCTCCGGCGACGACGCCCTGCGCTCCTCCGCCTGCTACCCGACGACGTTCCACGTGGCGCCGAGCACCGCCATGATGGTCGCGGCCAGCCTCACCGCCGTCGCGCCGGACGCCGCGGCCGTCTACGCGGTCATCGAGGGCGCGGACCGCGCCGAGGCGCTCGCCCCGTACGTCGAGGAGGTCGTGACCGCCGCCGGCGCCGCCCTGGCCGGCACGGCCACGGTGGAGCCGGGTCAGTTCGTCTTCTTCCCCCTGCTCCAGGAGATCGCCGGCACGGGAGCCGACGCGGTCCTCCTCATCGCGTCCTCCGACGCGCAGGAGCAGTTCATCAGCCAGGCCTCAGCCGTCGTCCCCGACGCACGCCTGGTCGGCGTGAGCCCCGTGGGCGGCCAGTCGCGGCCGTACCTCGAGCGCTTCCGCCAGGTGGCGCCGGGCGGCGCGCCCGACCCGCGGGTCGTGGCGTGGGACCCCGCCGTGGACTCGGACCTCAACGAGACCTACGCCTCGCGCACCGGCGAGCCCATGGAGCCCGCCGCCTGGACCACGTACGCCGCGATCGTCGCCACGTTCGAGGCCGCGCGCGCGGGAGCGCTCGGCTCCCCCGAGGAGCTGGCCGCGTTCCTCCGCGACCCGGCCTCCGCGATCGACGTGGGCAAGGGCGAGCCCGTGACGTTCCGCGAGGACGGGCAGATGCTGCAGGAGCTCTACGTCATAGAGGCCGACCCCGAGGCGCGCTGGGGTCGCACCGCGGCCGCCCGCACGGCCATCGCCACGGTCGCCGAGGTCGTGCCAGCCTCGCTCACCGCCGACGCGGCGCTGCCGGCCACCTGCGAGGCGCCCTGA
- a CDS encoding PQQ-binding-like beta-propeller repeat protein: MTNVSRLRVAWVAELGFTGRVQGAPAAWDGVLFVSTETGVLALDGATGALLWRYEEGTGDRTTAGLPVQAPRGSPVVAPDGEGATVFASLPSAPAVVALDAVTGALRWRTDVGHPDFAEALRTNPLLAGDVLVVGPTGADLSPVPGRLVALDPATGEVVWTFDTVPVAEDDPARATWGPYPPGRSFGVGGGSAWNAGAYDPVSGVVVYGTGQPIPSDNLDPRRFDGDGPVTPDLYTSSFVGLDAATGELRWFHQVVPGDEWGYDQHTVPVVVDLPAGEGTVRAALLATTTGFLLAVDVATGELLAAHRMVEEANVHVGYDDAGRPVIDESMRRTSPDEVLRVCPGSRWASIAPAAYSPVTGLLYRPNDTACSRQGAVNAPDDWQPGARPNWLLVEVRLAEDYFARWGALSALDPVTGEVAWSFDVPYPHDAGALATAGGLVFSAFADRQFRAFDAATGAVLWSQVLTAHSDAAPVTYLAGGVQYVAVMAGRDTPVPSLPATGLPASLTGPATLFAFALPRPP, translated from the coding sequence GTGACGAACGTTTCTCGGCTGCGGGTCGCCTGGGTCGCCGAGCTGGGCTTCACCGGACGCGTCCAGGGCGCTCCCGCCGCCTGGGACGGCGTCCTGTTCGTGAGCACGGAGACCGGGGTGCTGGCGCTCGACGGCGCCACCGGCGCGCTGCTGTGGCGCTACGAGGAGGGGACGGGCGACAGGACCACCGCGGGCCTGCCCGTGCAAGCGCCGCGCGGGAGCCCGGTCGTGGCGCCGGACGGTGAGGGCGCGACGGTGTTCGCCTCGCTGCCCTCGGCGCCGGCGGTGGTGGCGCTCGACGCCGTCACCGGCGCGCTGCGCTGGCGCACCGACGTGGGGCACCCCGACTTCGCCGAGGCCCTCAGGACGAACCCGCTCCTGGCCGGCGACGTGCTCGTCGTGGGCCCCACGGGTGCCGACCTCAGCCCCGTGCCCGGCCGGCTCGTCGCCCTCGACCCCGCCACGGGCGAGGTCGTCTGGACCTTCGACACCGTGCCGGTGGCGGAGGACGACCCGGCGCGCGCGACCTGGGGCCCCTACCCGCCCGGCCGCAGCTTCGGCGTGGGGGGCGGGTCGGCGTGGAACGCCGGCGCCTACGACCCCGTCTCCGGCGTGGTCGTCTACGGCACGGGGCAGCCCATACCCTCCGACAACCTCGACCCGCGACGCTTCGACGGGGACGGGCCCGTCACGCCCGACCTCTACACCTCGAGCTTCGTGGGGCTAGACGCCGCCACCGGCGAGCTGAGGTGGTTCCACCAGGTCGTCCCCGGCGACGAGTGGGGCTACGACCAGCACACGGTCCCCGTGGTCGTCGACCTGCCTGCCGGGGAGGGGACCGTGCGCGCGGCGCTCCTCGCCACGACGACGGGGTTCCTCCTCGCCGTCGACGTCGCCACGGGCGAGCTGCTGGCCGCCCACCGGATGGTCGAGGAGGCGAACGTTCACGTGGGGTACGACGACGCGGGGCGCCCCGTCATCGACGAGAGCATGCGCCGCACCTCGCCGGACGAGGTCCTGCGCGTCTGTCCCGGCAGCCGCTGGGCCAGCATCGCGCCGGCGGCCTACAGCCCCGTCACGGGCCTCCTCTACCGCCCCAACGACACGGCGTGCTCGCGCCAGGGGGCGGTCAACGCCCCCGACGACTGGCAGCCCGGCGCCAGGCCGAACTGGCTCCTGGTCGAGGTGAGGCTGGCGGAGGACTACTTCGCGCGCTGGGGAGCGCTGTCGGCTCTGGACCCCGTCACGGGCGAGGTCGCCTGGAGCTTCGACGTCCCCTACCCGCACGACGCCGGGGCGCTGGCCACGGCCGGCGGGCTCGTCTTCTCCGCCTTCGCCGACAGGCAGTTCAGGGCCTTCGACGCCGCCACCGGCGCGGTGCTGTGGAGCCAGGTGCTCACGGCGCACTCCGACGCCGCGCCCGTCACCTACCTGGCCGGCGGCGTGCAGTACGTGGCCGTGATGGCCGGCCGGGACACGCCCGTGCCCAGCCTGCCGGCCACGGGCCTGCCCGCCTCGCTCACGGGCCCGGCCACGCTGTTCGCGTTCGCGCTGCCGCGCCCACCCTGA